One segment of Aquimarina sp. BL5 DNA contains the following:
- the trpD gene encoding anthranilate phosphoribosyltransferase — MKNLLNRLINHETISKEEAKGVLVNISKGAYNQSQIASFLTVYMMRSITVDELEGFRDALLELCIAVDLSEYNPIDLCGTGGDGKDTFNISTLSSFVSAGAGIKVTKHGNYGVSSKCGSSNVMEHLGIKFSNDKDFLKRSIDEAGICVLHAPLFHPAMKNVAPIRRELGVKTFFNMLGPMVNPAFPKNQIVGVFNLELARMYGYLYQNTDKNFTIIHALDGYDEISLTGSTKTISNHTEGILTPQDFGVNALKMEEIVGGDSISASASIFMDILNGKGTEAQNNVVCANAGMAIATVEGLEPIQGFEKAKESLLSGKGLEALKKVQELSKN; from the coding sequence ATGAAGAATTTATTAAACAGATTAATCAATCACGAAACCATCTCTAAAGAAGAAGCCAAAGGTGTTTTAGTAAATATTTCTAAAGGAGCTTATAACCAAAGTCAGATTGCCTCTTTTCTAACTGTTTATATGATGCGTAGTATTACGGTAGACGAATTAGAAGGATTTAGAGATGCATTATTAGAGCTTTGCATTGCAGTAGATCTTAGTGAATACAATCCTATTGACCTTTGTGGTACCGGAGGAGATGGAAAAGATACTTTTAATATTTCTACACTTTCATCTTTTGTCTCTGCAGGTGCTGGTATTAAAGTAACCAAGCACGGAAATTATGGAGTTTCTTCGAAATGTGGTAGTTCTAACGTAATGGAACATTTAGGTATTAAATTCAGTAATGATAAAGATTTCCTAAAACGAAGTATTGACGAAGCAGGAATTTGTGTGCTGCACGCTCCCCTATTCCATCCGGCTATGAAAAATGTAGCCCCAATACGAAGAGAATTAGGAGTAAAAACATTTTTTAACATGCTTGGACCGATGGTGAATCCTGCATTTCCAAAAAATCAAATTGTAGGTGTTTTTAACTTAGAATTAGCCAGAATGTATGGCTATTTATATCAGAATACTGATAAAAACTTTACCATCATTCATGCCTTAGATGGATATGATGAAATATCACTTACAGGAAGTACAAAGACCATATCTAATCATACGGAAGGAATACTAACTCCACAGGATTTTGGTGTAAATGCTCTAAAAATGGAAGAAATAGTAGGTGGAGATTCTATCTCAGCATCTGCATCAATTTTTATGGATATATTAAATGGAAAAGGTACTGAAGCGCAAAACAATGTAGTTTGTGCTAATGCAGGTATGGCCATTGCTACTGTAGAAGGATTAGAACCCATACAAGGATTCGAAAAAGCCAAAGAATCATTGCTTTCTGGAAAAGGATTAGAAGCGCTTAAAAAAGTACAGGAGTTAAGTAAGAATTAA
- a CDS encoding rhodanese-like domain-containing protein, which yields MKSKTILTVIFLSILLFNCKDNNTKDIAVELITVEEMDSLLEMEKVQLVDVRTPQEYAEGHIEGAINIDFSDENFETLISEVDKSKPVAVYCGRGGRSGKCSAYMQKAGFTKIYDLDGGITEWKYKGKTLVK from the coding sequence ATGAAAAGTAAAACGATACTAACTGTAATTTTTCTTTCAATTCTATTGTTTAATTGTAAAGATAATAATACTAAAGATATTGCTGTAGAACTTATTACGGTAGAAGAAATGGACTCTTTACTGGAAATGGAAAAAGTTCAATTAGTAGATGTTCGCACGCCACAAGAATATGCCGAAGGACATATTGAAGGTGCGATTAATATAGACTTTAGTGATGAGAACTTTGAAACTTTGATTTCTGAAGTAGATAAATCAAAACCTGTAGCCGTGTATTGTGGTCGTGGAGGAAGAAGCGGTAAGTGTTCTGCTTATATGCAAAAAGCAGGGTTTACCAAAATATATGATCTGGATGGCGGGATTACAGAATGGAAATATAAAGGGAAGACTTTGGTTAAATAG
- a CDS encoding anthranilate synthase component I family protein, giving the protein MSYTLTTHFKQILADTITPVSVYLKIRDRFPNSLLLENNDYRGSENSFSYICCNPIATIKIENEIIYESFPDKTNKKTPITKDTNIPQIIEQFGQKFKTSKSDFKFINNGLFGYISYDAVRYFEDIDITKKERGLNIPDMQYTVYQNIIAISNFTNEACIFAHCYESDSNIDEIESLLKVKNFASYNFTTIDETTSNLDDEQYKAHVALAKKHCLRGDVFQLVLSKRFSQKFKGDEFNVYRALRSINPSPYLFYFDYGDFKIFGSSPEAQLVVKDEIAEIHPIAGTFKRTGNDEQDAELAKKLSKDEKENAEHVMLVDLARNDLSRNGSEVTVDTYREVQFYSHVIHLVSKVTGKKHKDTTTMQVVADTFPAGTLSGAPKHMAMRLIEKYETVNRDFYGGAIGFMDFSGNFNHAIMIRTFLSKNHQLHWQAGAGLVNESNEENELQEVYNKLGALTKALKLAEEI; this is encoded by the coding sequence ATGAGTTATACATTAACGACACATTTCAAACAAATTCTCGCAGATACTATCACTCCGGTAAGCGTGTATCTAAAAATAAGAGATCGTTTTCCTAATAGTTTGTTATTAGAAAATAATGATTATAGAGGTAGTGAGAACAGCTTTTCGTATATCTGTTGTAACCCTATTGCTACAATTAAAATTGAAAACGAAATTATTTATGAATCTTTTCCTGATAAAACGAACAAAAAAACTCCGATAACTAAGGATACTAATATCCCTCAAATTATCGAACAATTTGGGCAGAAATTTAAAACATCCAAAAGTGACTTTAAGTTTATAAACAATGGTTTATTTGGATATATCTCTTATGATGCTGTGAGATATTTTGAAGATATTGATATCACTAAAAAAGAAAGAGGTCTAAATATCCCCGACATGCAGTATACTGTTTATCAAAACATTATTGCAATTAGCAACTTCACAAACGAAGCTTGTATTTTTGCACACTGTTATGAGTCAGACAGTAATATTGATGAAATAGAATCTTTGTTAAAAGTTAAAAACTTTGCGTCATACAACTTTACTACTATAGATGAAACCACCTCTAACTTGGATGATGAGCAATATAAAGCACACGTCGCCCTAGCTAAAAAACATTGTCTACGCGGAGATGTTTTTCAACTAGTTTTATCCAAACGTTTTTCTCAGAAATTTAAAGGAGATGAATTCAATGTGTATAGAGCATTAAGAAGTATCAACCCGTCTCCTTACCTATTTTATTTTGACTATGGCGATTTTAAAATATTCGGTAGTTCACCAGAAGCCCAATTGGTAGTCAAGGATGAAATAGCTGAAATCCATCCAATCGCAGGAACTTTTAAACGAACAGGAAATGATGAGCAAGATGCAGAACTAGCTAAAAAATTATCCAAGGATGAAAAAGAGAATGCAGAACATGTGATGCTGGTAGATCTTGCTCGTAACGATTTAAGCCGTAATGGAAGTGAAGTTACTGTAGACACATATAGAGAAGTACAGTTCTACTCACATGTGATTCACTTAGTAAGTAAAGTAACTGGTAAAAAGCATAAGGATACGACAACGATGCAGGTAGTTGCAGACACATTTCCTGCAGGAACACTAAGTGGCGCCCCAAAACATATGGCAATGCGGCTTATAGAAAAATATGAAACCGTAAATCGTGACTTCTATGGTGGTGCAATTGGTTTTATGGATTTCTCCGGAAATTTTAATCACGCCATTATGATCAGAACATTTTTAAGTAAAAACCATCAACTACATTGGCAAGCAGGAGCTGGATTAGTTAACGAATCCAATGAAGAAAACGAATTACAAGAAGTATATAATAAACTAGGAGCATTAACCAAAGCATTAAAACTAGCTGAAGAAATATAA
- a CDS encoding TlpA disulfide reductase family protein: MQKWIYIGLTILLVNCKGEQKVAIEASNVFSGKGVEIPVYDFKNFEYLLSINDGKTRIINFWATWCKPCVAELPYFELINSRYPDNEVEVVLVSLDLPNQVESKLIPFVRKQRIQSKIVLLDDPDANSWIPKVNENWSGSIPATIIYKGNTSNFYERSFTYDELERELKKML, translated from the coding sequence ATGCAGAAGTGGATATATATAGGATTGACCATATTGTTGGTTAACTGTAAGGGAGAACAGAAGGTAGCTATAGAGGCTTCTAATGTGTTTTCTGGTAAAGGTGTGGAAATACCGGTGTACGATTTTAAAAATTTTGAGTATTTGCTGAGTATTAATGATGGAAAAACTCGGATTATTAATTTCTGGGCTACTTGGTGTAAACCTTGTGTTGCTGAATTACCTTATTTCGAATTGATTAATAGCAGGTATCCGGATAATGAAGTCGAAGTAGTTTTGGTAAGTTTAGATCTTCCTAATCAAGTAGAATCTAAACTGATCCCTTTTGTTAGAAAACAGCGGATACAAAGTAAAATTGTACTATTAGATGATCCAGATGCTAATAGCTGGATTCCTAAAGTAAATGAAAATTGGTCAGGTTCTATTCCTGCAACTATTATATATAAAGGAAATACTTCAAATTTTTATGAACGATCTTTTACATATGACGAGCTGGAAAGAGAACTGAAAAAGATGTTATAA
- a CDS encoding thioredoxin family protein, with protein sequence MKTLKILVAVVLVLAISAFAIDKVKVSKTDAGYSIGDTATNFKLKNIDDTMVSLTDYKDAKGFIVIFTCNHCPYSVAYEDRIIELDKNFKSKGYPVIAINPNNPKAYPTDSFDNMKVRAKEKGFTFPYLFDDEQKIYPQYGATKTPHVYILEKTANGNVVRYIGAIDNNYKDASSADQKYVEDAVNALLKGEKVPVETTKAIGCSIKA encoded by the coding sequence ATGAAAACTTTAAAGATTTTAGTAGCGGTTGTTTTAGTACTTGCCATAAGCGCATTTGCGATTGATAAAGTTAAGGTATCTAAGACTGATGCAGGATATAGTATAGGAGATACTGCAACAAATTTTAAACTTAAGAATATTGATGATACCATGGTTTCCTTAACGGATTATAAAGATGCTAAAGGTTTTATTGTCATTTTTACCTGCAACCATTGTCCATATTCTGTGGCTTATGAAGATAGAATTATTGAATTAGATAAAAATTTTAAATCAAAAGGCTATCCCGTAATTGCAATTAATCCTAATAATCCTAAAGCATATCCTACGGATAGTTTTGATAATATGAAGGTTAGAGCTAAGGAGAAAGGATTTACATTTCCTTATTTATTTGATGATGAACAAAAGATTTATCCGCAATATGGTGCTACAAAAACTCCGCATGTATATATTCTGGAAAAGACTGCAAACGGTAATGTCGTTCGCTATATTGGAGCAATTGATAATAATTACAAAGATGCATCGTCAGCTGATCAAAAATATGTAGAAGATGCAGTTAATGCACTACTCAAAGGAGAAAAAGTTCCTGTTGAAACTACAAAGGCTATTGGTTGTAGTATAAAAGCATAA
- a CDS encoding N-acetylmuramoyl-L-alanine amidase, producing MKTIYNIIPILMVSFFFNTIDCIGQVIVVDPGHGYAADGSNPDGRTDTEHATALSVGLKLRDKIESSCNGWSVRLTRTIRNSNPSLAQRRALSNSLRADRFISIHCNAGGGTGTETFWCNRSNSRDADNSRFSREIQNRMVEKGQWRDRRSVEDASFIFHLGVLVSNNAIGVLNEIGFVDTSDANKLLNDTWRNRFTDAYLVALENDLNTTCSGGGNSGDTVAPTTAISATGGNTQSGDFTANFNDNDNVGVTRRFYQALEKYGNNWYANRGNGFFNDNFNVFYSGYTQGAGNWSINDGHLRQTNTSSDNTKLNTFLSQNSGLPYLYEFSAKTISTTGPRKFGIHIMSDDVTQSQRGNSYLIWFSGEDNKLRIYETVNNVLNFRAITDVSLDNQWANYKITYSPAFGVLEIFRNNASLLRWTDTSPIKNGSSISLRTNKTSIEFDDLKVYKFRANQTQSITAGSAVTKDIRRQNGKIKSLVRDAAGNWSTPGNLDITISSLSRQNPNLVDDTKLKNNTPIIYPNPTTGEPLTLTYNATSNQQTEISIWDITGKLLNTMNDKPSENNQRNLDISGLLENVTSGNYIIKVKNGKNIFYSRILKQ from the coding sequence ATGAAAACTATATATAATATTATCCCAATCTTAATGGTATCCTTCTTCTTCAATACTATAGATTGTATCGGACAGGTAATAGTAGTCGATCCAGGACATGGATATGCTGCCGACGGAAGTAATCCAGACGGACGAACGGATACTGAACACGCTACAGCATTGTCAGTAGGATTAAAACTTCGCGATAAAATAGAGAGTAGCTGTAATGGATGGAGTGTGCGATTAACGAGAACAATTCGTAATAGTAATCCAAGTCTTGCTCAAAGACGTGCGTTATCTAACAGTCTTAGAGCAGATCGTTTTATCAGTATTCATTGTAATGCTGGTGGAGGCACAGGAACCGAAACCTTTTGGTGTAACCGCAGTAATTCTCGTGATGCAGATAACAGTAGATTCTCTAGGGAGATTCAGAACAGAATGGTCGAAAAAGGACAATGGAGAGATCGAAGATCAGTAGAAGATGCTTCGTTTATATTTCACTTAGGAGTATTAGTTAGCAATAATGCAATTGGTGTACTAAATGAAATTGGTTTTGTAGATACTTCGGATGCCAATAAACTACTCAATGATACCTGGAGAAATCGTTTTACTGATGCTTATTTAGTTGCACTCGAAAATGATTTAAATACTACTTGCTCAGGAGGAGGAAACTCTGGAGATACAGTTGCTCCAACTACTGCTATTTCTGCCACAGGAGGAAATACACAATCAGGGGATTTTACAGCTAATTTTAATGACAATGACAATGTAGGAGTCACTCGAAGATTTTATCAGGCACTAGAAAAGTACGGTAATAACTGGTATGCCAATAGAGGTAATGGATTCTTTAACGACAACTTTAATGTTTTCTACTCTGGGTATACTCAAGGTGCAGGCAATTGGTCCATTAATGACGGACACCTGCGTCAGACTAATACCTCATCAGATAATACTAAATTGAATACCTTTTTGTCTCAGAACTCTGGTTTACCGTACTTATATGAATTTTCGGCCAAAACAATTTCTACTACAGGCCCTCGAAAGTTTGGCATCCATATTATGTCGGATGATGTGACACAGAGTCAAAGAGGTAATTCCTATTTAATCTGGTTTAGTGGAGAAGACAACAAATTAAGAATTTATGAAACCGTAAATAATGTTTTAAACTTTAGAGCTATTACAGATGTTTCTTTAGATAACCAATGGGCTAATTATAAAATTACCTATAGTCCTGCTTTTGGAGTGTTAGAAATTTTTAGAAATAATGCTTCTTTACTGAGATGGACCGACACATCTCCTATTAAAAATGGAAGCTCAATTTCTTTAAGAACTAACAAAACCAGTATAGAATTCGACGATCTTAAAGTATATAAATTTAGGGCGAACCAGACTCAATCCATTACAGCAGGATCTGCCGTTACAAAAGATATTAGAAGACAGAATGGGAAAATTAAAAGTTTGGTTAGGGATGCAGCTGGTAATTGGTCTACACCAGGAAATCTGGACATAACCATCAGTTCTCTTTCCAGACAAAATCCTAATCTTGTTGATGACACAAAACTTAAGAATAACACCCCAATCATTTATCCAAATCCAACAACAGGCGAACCTCTTACACTTACTTATAATGCAACTTCTAATCAGCAGACAGAGATTTCGATCTGGGATATTACCGGTAAACTATTAAATACAATGAATGATAAACCTTCAGAAAACAATCAAAGAAATTTAGATATTAGTGGCTTATTAGAAAATGTAACCTCCGGAAATTATATAATAAAAGTGAAAAATGGTAAAAACATATTTTACTCAAGAATATTGAAACAATAG
- a CDS encoding PD40 domain-containing protein produces the protein MKTTKQIVCILICLLINQLAQTQIISNSTPITENGEYSTPVWSPKGDKILITNHHNSELLIVDLKNKNKIQSIKSGDGIGYLANWSDDGKKIIFREKPLQGYFADVKVKSIDITTKNEKFENDIHPDNTKFEPKTKSGEKLSVYINLETTKLEVKKGTNGKPQTITKEEGQFYHPLISPNGKMVAVHEGASIYIYDLTGNENRKYAGNGLVTAWLSDSSAIITFEDKSNDGHTITSSDLFLTYIQSLKKTQLTFSEDIIEMYADISPNGKKIAYADEKSGKIFIADFNLNK, from the coding sequence ATGAAAACTACAAAACAAATAGTCTGCATACTCATATGCTTGCTAATTAATCAACTCGCACAGACTCAGATCATATCCAATAGTACTCCTATAACAGAAAATGGAGAATATAGCACACCAGTCTGGTCTCCTAAAGGAGATAAAATATTAATTACGAATCATCATAATAGTGAGTTATTGATCGTTGATCTCAAAAATAAAAATAAAATTCAATCAATAAAAAGTGGAGATGGAATTGGATATCTGGCTAATTGGTCTGATGATGGAAAAAAAATAATTTTTAGAGAAAAACCCTTGCAAGGATATTTTGCAGATGTAAAAGTAAAGAGCATCGATATCACAACCAAAAATGAAAAATTTGAAAATGATATTCATCCTGACAATACTAAATTTGAACCTAAAACAAAATCTGGAGAAAAACTTTCAGTATATATAAATCTGGAGACTACAAAACTCGAAGTTAAAAAAGGTACAAATGGAAAACCACAGACAATTACCAAAGAAGAAGGGCAGTTTTATCATCCATTAATATCACCAAATGGCAAGATGGTTGCAGTACACGAAGGAGCGTCTATATACATTTATGATCTTACTGGAAACGAGAACAGAAAATATGCAGGAAACGGATTAGTAACTGCGTGGCTTTCTGACAGCAGTGCTATAATTACATTTGAAGACAAAAGTAATGACGGACATACGATAACTTCTTCTGATTTATTCCTAACCTATATACAATCGCTTAAAAAAACACAGTTGACTTTTTCTGAAGACATCATTGAAATGTATGCCGATATTTCTCCTAATGGAAAGAAAATAGCCTATGCTGATGAAAAATCCGGGAAAATTTTTATTGCCGATTTTAACTTAAATAAATAA
- a CDS encoding YceI family protein translates to MKTKLKSLLLAFTLIATASIYAQQKQINAAESSINWTGKKVTGQHTGTLNFSSGFLTFQDGALSGGEFVVDMTSLTVTDLEAGKGKEKLEGHLTSDDFFGIKDHKNAKLVIKEASKMDGGYKIKGDLTIKGKTHPITFDLAVNGDTASTTLSVDRTKYDIKYGSGSFFDNLGDKTISDEFELAVNLKM, encoded by the coding sequence ATGAAAACTAAACTTAAATCATTATTATTAGCATTCACCCTAATAGCAACTGCATCCATCTATGCACAACAAAAACAAATCAACGCTGCGGAAAGCTCTATTAACTGGACTGGTAAAAAAGTTACAGGCCAACATACAGGAACACTTAATTTCTCTAGCGGATTCTTAACCTTCCAAGACGGCGCTTTAAGCGGAGGAGAATTTGTAGTAGACATGACTTCTCTTACAGTTACGGATCTAGAAGCAGGAAAAGGAAAAGAAAAGTTAGAAGGACACCTTACCTCGGATGATTTCTTTGGTATTAAAGACCATAAAAATGCCAAACTAGTAATTAAAGAGGCTTCAAAAATGGATGGAGGTTATAAAATTAAAGGAGACCTAACCATTAAAGGAAAAACACATCCGATCACTTTTGACCTTGCAGTAAATGGAGATACCGCCTCGACTACACTAAGCGTAGACAGAACTAAATATGATATCAAATACGGATCTGGTAGTTTCTTCGATAATTTAGGAGATAAAACCATTTCTGATGAGTTTGAATTAGCAGTTAACTTAAAAATGTAA
- a CDS encoding rhodanese-like domain-containing protein, with translation MAEDITQDQWEDLISKDDNAIILDVRTEEEVEDGFIPNMLNLDIRMGQGFLDEVEKLDKSKNYYVYCRSGARSAQACTLMNQMGFETTYNLIGGFMNWDGEVAE, from the coding sequence ATGGCCGAAGATATAACTCAAGATCAGTGGGAAGATCTTATCTCTAAAGACGATAATGCGATAATTCTGGATGTAAGAACAGAAGAGGAAGTAGAAGATGGTTTTATACCAAATATGCTTAATCTTGATATACGTATGGGGCAGGGGTTTCTCGATGAGGTAGAGAAGCTAGATAAGTCCAAAAACTATTATGTATATTGTCGTTCGGGAGCTCGTAGCGCACAAGCCTGTACTTTAATGAATCAGATGGGTTTCGAAACTACGTATAATTTAATCGGTGGATTTATGAATTGGGATGGCGAAGTTGCCGAATAA
- a CDS encoding aminodeoxychorismate/anthranilate synthase component II → MKKVLVIDNYDSFVYNLVHYLEDLGCEVIVKRNDQLTLEEVASFEKILLSPGPGIPDEAGLLKDIIKTYADTKSIFGVCLGQQAIGEVFGGSLINLDEVYHGVATEVKLTVSDEVLFKGLNETFDVGRYHSWVVADTNLPSCLEATSFDENGQIMSIRHKEFDVRGVQFHPESVLTPDGKKMLENWINN, encoded by the coding sequence ATGAAAAAAGTATTAGTAATTGACAACTACGATTCATTTGTCTACAATCTAGTTCATTATTTAGAAGATCTAGGTTGCGAAGTAATCGTAAAACGTAATGACCAACTAACATTAGAGGAAGTAGCTTCTTTCGAAAAAATATTACTTTCACCGGGACCTGGAATTCCTGATGAAGCCGGGCTCCTAAAAGACATAATCAAAACCTATGCAGATACCAAAAGTATATTTGGAGTCTGTCTTGGCCAACAAGCTATTGGTGAAGTATTTGGCGGAAGCCTTATTAATCTGGATGAAGTCTATCACGGTGTTGCAACCGAAGTAAAACTCACCGTATCAGACGAAGTTCTTTTTAAAGGACTTAATGAAACTTTTGATGTGGGTCGATACCATTCATGGGTAGTAGCAGATACTAATTTACCTTCTTGTCTGGAAGCAACCTCTTTTGATGAAAACGGACAAATTATGTCTATACGACATAAAGAGTTTGATGTTAGAGGTGTGCAATTTCATCCCGAATCTGTACTTACTCCTGATGGAAAAAAAATGTTAGAAAATTGGATAAATAATTAA
- the trpC gene encoding indole-3-glycerol phosphate synthase TrpC produces the protein MNILDKIVADKYKEVELRKGLIPIHQLENSVLFDRKRNSLADALRNSNTGIIAEHKRRSPSKSVINQKVSVQDVTIGYQEAGACGMSVLTDGKYFGGSLDDLVLARASATMPLLRKEFIIDEYQLLEAKAYGADVILLIAAVLSRDEIKSLSEFAKSISLDVLLEVHNLEELEKSIMPSLDMLGVNNRNLKTFDVSTDVSKELSKHIPDDFVKVSESGISSIEAIKDLQQYDYQGFLIGENFMKTENPGASAIEFIQKLN, from the coding sequence ATGAACATACTAGATAAAATAGTAGCAGACAAATACAAAGAAGTTGAACTTAGGAAGGGCTTGATACCTATCCATCAACTAGAAAACTCGGTATTATTTGATCGAAAAAGAAATTCTTTGGCAGACGCTTTACGTAATAGTAACACAGGAATCATTGCCGAACATAAACGAAGATCACCTTCTAAATCAGTAATCAATCAAAAAGTAAGTGTGCAAGACGTAACCATTGGTTATCAAGAAGCTGGAGCTTGTGGAATGTCTGTATTAACGGATGGAAAATATTTTGGAGGTTCTCTAGATGATTTAGTACTTGCTCGTGCTTCTGCAACCATGCCTTTACTGAGAAAAGAATTTATAATTGACGAATATCAATTATTAGAAGCTAAGGCATATGGCGCCGATGTTATTTTGTTAATAGCGGCCGTATTGTCTAGAGATGAGATTAAATCATTATCAGAATTTGCTAAAAGTATCTCTTTAGATGTATTATTAGAAGTACATAACTTGGAAGAGCTAGAGAAATCAATAATGCCTTCTCTAGATATGTTAGGAGTTAATAATCGTAATCTTAAAACTTTTGATGTCAGTACCGATGTAAGTAAAGAATTAAGCAAACATATACCGGATGACTTTGTAAAAGTTTCGGAAAGTGGCATCAGTAGTATTGAAGCTATAAAAGATCTGCAACAATATGACTATCAAGGTTTTTTAATTGGAGAAAACTTCATGAAAACGGAAAACCCAGGGGCTAGTGCCATAGAATTTATTCAAAAATTAAATTAG
- a CDS encoding MarR family winged helix-turn-helix transcriptional regulator: protein MNIEDIIKTKKELPLSRKAIVNLLYTENWISDHINSELKVYDISIQQFNVLRILKGQEGKPANLSTIQERMVSKMSNTTRLVDKLIKKDLVKRVICESNRRKVEITITEQGYKFLEEVSPAMNNFEKKITSNLSQEELIILNNLLNKLRN from the coding sequence ATGAATATCGAAGATATTATAAAAACTAAAAAAGAGCTTCCACTTTCCAGAAAAGCGATTGTAAACCTATTATATACCGAGAACTGGATAAGTGATCATATAAATTCTGAACTTAAGGTTTATGACATCTCTATTCAACAATTTAATGTACTTAGAATTCTGAAAGGTCAAGAAGGTAAACCTGCTAATCTATCTACCATACAAGAAAGAATGGTAAGCAAAATGAGTAACACCACAAGGCTAGTAGATAAACTTATTAAAAAGGATCTAGTAAAAAGAGTTATCTGCGAATCCAATCGAAGAAAAGTAGAAATTACAATCACGGAACAAGGTTATAAGTTCTTAGAAGAAGTAAGTCCAGCCATGAATAATTTCGAAAAGAAGATAACATCTAATCTTTCACAAGAAGAACTAATTATACTAAACAATCTATTAAATAAACTTAGAAATTAA